The Streptomyces sp. NBC_01244 genome contains a region encoding:
- a CDS encoding NUDIX hydrolase: MPEKVTKEKVLVYVVRDGRLLVFRHTDYSYEEVGIQVPAGSIRPGETPEAAALREAREETGLSDFKIVCKLGETEYDISPYRFEIQHRHVFHLELTEPTPERWMSREDHDGEQEPTHFECFWIPLKAAHILQSGQGALLGRLSD; the protein is encoded by the coding sequence ATGCCGGAGAAGGTCACGAAGGAAAAGGTCCTCGTCTACGTCGTGCGTGACGGGCGCCTGCTGGTGTTCCGCCACACCGACTACTCCTACGAGGAAGTCGGCATCCAGGTGCCCGCGGGCAGCATCCGCCCCGGTGAGACCCCGGAGGCCGCCGCCCTGCGCGAGGCGCGCGAGGAGACCGGTCTGTCGGACTTCAAGATCGTCTGCAAGCTCGGCGAGACCGAGTACGACATCAGCCCGTACCGGTTCGAGATTCAGCACCGGCACGTCTTCCACCTGGAGCTCACGGAGCCGACGCCGGAGCGGTGGATGAGCCGGGAGGACCACGACGGCGAGCAGGAGCCGACTCACTTCGAGTGCTTCTGGATCCCGCTGAAGGCCGCGCACATTCTCCAGTCCGGCCAGGGCGCCCTGCTGGGGCGTCTGTCCGACTAG
- a CDS encoding ATP-binding protein, translating into MAAHHQLVFTVARTAAAAQQARHHVVAGIRSLGIRLDEEALDGIELAAGELITNAVRHTASGLVTVSVCQEGPVLVIEVHDATKVLPQPEPLSGSSESGRGLYLVSVLADRHGADLTATGKRCWAQFDLPRSAGDRRADQGSRRDRPLLSGHVGEVADRAAMRVRTPAADSPSHTRSRARRRAIAPAARRPFAGQRID; encoded by the coding sequence ATGGCAGCGCACCACCAGCTCGTGTTCACCGTCGCCCGTACGGCAGCCGCCGCCCAGCAGGCACGACACCACGTCGTCGCCGGCATCCGTTCTTTGGGCATACGGCTCGACGAGGAGGCACTGGACGGAATTGAGCTGGCGGCTGGTGAGCTGATTACCAACGCCGTGCGCCACACCGCGTCGGGGCTGGTCACCGTCAGCGTCTGCCAGGAGGGGCCTGTGCTTGTGATCGAGGTGCATGACGCTACGAAGGTGCTGCCGCAGCCGGAGCCCTTGAGCGGTAGTTCCGAGTCCGGGCGCGGCCTGTATCTCGTATCCGTGCTCGCCGACCGCCACGGTGCTGATCTGACGGCGACGGGCAAGCGCTGCTGGGCGCAGTTCGATCTGCCCAGGAGTGCGGGTGATCGAAGGGCGGATCAGGGCAGCCGTCGCGATCGGCCTCTGCTCTCCGGCCATGTCGGCGAAGTGGCTGATCGGGCGGCGATGAGGGTTCGTACACCGGCAGCGGACTCGCCATCGCACACCCGGTCGAGGGCTAGGCGCCGGGCCATAGCCCCGGCAGCGCGGAGGCCCTTTGCAGGCCAGCGCATCGACTGA